One genomic region from Zalophus californianus isolate mZalCal1 chromosome 12, mZalCal1.pri.v2, whole genome shotgun sequence encodes:
- the LOC113911713 gene encoding 40S ribosomal protein S14-like: MQLLFKLSKTTESFQHSSRVWRRHAEMAPCKGKEKKEEQVISLGPQVAEGENVFGICHIFASFSDTFVHVTNLSGKETICRVTGGMKVKADRDESSPYAAMLAAQDVAQRCKELGITALHIKLRATGGNRTKTPGPGAQSALRALARSGMKIGQIEDVTPIPSDSPRRKGGRRGCCL; encoded by the coding sequence CAGAGTCTGGAGAAGACACGCAGAAATGGCACCTtgcaaggggaaggaaaagaaggaagaacaggtcATCAGCCTTGGACCTCAGGtagctgaaggagaaaatgtgTTTGGTATCTGCCACATCTTTGCATCCTTCAGTGACACTTTTGTCCATGTCACCAATCTTTCTGGCAAGGAAACCATCTGTCGCGTGACTGGTGGAATGAAGGTGAAGGCTGACCGAGATGAGTCCTCTCCCTATGCTGCCATGTTGGCTGCCCAGGATGTAGCCCAGAGGTGCAAGGAGCTGGGCATCACTGCCCTCCACATCAAATTACGAGCCACAGGAGGAAATAGAACCAAGACCCCTGGACCTGGGGCCCAGTCAGCCCTCAGAGCCCTTGCCCGCTCAGGAATGAAGATCGGGCAGATTGAGGAtgtcacccccatcccctccgaTAGCCCCCGCAGGAAGGGGGGTCGCCGTGGTTGCTGTCTGTGA